A genomic window from Bradyrhizobium lupini includes:
- a CDS encoding LemA family protein: MRKILTVLAALASLSLTNCGYNAIQSEDEQIKANWSEVVNQYQRRADLVPNLVNSVKGFAQQEKDVLLGVTNARAKVGSIQATPEVLNDPAAFQKFQAAQGELSGALSRLLVVTENYPQLKSDALFKDLMSQLEGTENRITVARNRYIKAVQDYNVTIRSFPSNVTAMMFGYKEKPNFTVGNEKEISTAPKVDFNPAPAPSK, from the coding sequence ATGCGCAAGATCCTGACCGTGCTGGCGGCGCTGGCCTCGTTGAGCCTCACCAATTGCGGCTATAACGCGATCCAGAGCGAGGACGAGCAGATCAAGGCCAATTGGTCCGAGGTCGTGAACCAGTATCAGCGTCGCGCCGATCTCGTGCCCAACCTCGTCAACTCGGTGAAGGGTTTTGCGCAGCAGGAGAAGGACGTGCTGCTCGGCGTCACCAATGCCCGCGCCAAGGTCGGCAGCATCCAGGCGACGCCGGAGGTGCTGAACGATCCCGCCGCATTCCAGAAATTCCAGGCCGCCCAGGGCGAGCTCTCCGGCGCGCTGTCGCGGCTGCTCGTGGTCACCGAGAACTATCCGCAGCTCAAGTCGGATGCGCTGTTCAAGGATTTGATGTCGCAGCTCGAAGGCACCGAGAACCGCATCACGGTGGCGCGCAACCGCTACATCAAGGCGGTGCAGGACTATAACGTCACCATCCGTTCGTTCCCGAGCAACGTCACGGCGATGATGTTCGGCTACAAGGAAAAGCCGAACTTCACGGTCGGGAACGAGAAGGAAATCTCGACCGCGCCGAAGGTCGATTTCAATCCGGCGCCCGCGCCGTCGAAGTAA
- a CDS encoding Lrp/AsnC ligand binding domain-containing protein produces the protein MELDRTDRKILSILQQDGRIANVELAERIGLSPTSIGERLKRLQREGFIEGYGARLNPHRLGLGLLVFVEVLLDKTTPDNFERFARAVKLAPEVLECHMVAGGFDYLVKARLADMAAYRRFLGETLLSMPGVRETRTYAVMEEIKRDAPLPVD, from the coding sequence ATGGAATTAGATCGAACCGACCGGAAGATCCTCTCGATTTTGCAGCAGGACGGGCGAATCGCCAATGTCGAGCTCGCGGAGCGCATTGGGCTGTCGCCGACCTCGATCGGCGAACGGCTGAAGCGTTTGCAGCGAGAGGGCTTTATCGAGGGCTATGGCGCGCGGCTCAACCCGCACCGGCTCGGCCTCGGCCTCCTGGTGTTTGTCGAAGTGCTGCTCGACAAGACCACGCCCGACAATTTCGAGCGTTTTGCCCGCGCGGTGAAGCTCGCGCCCGAGGTGCTGGAGTGTCACATGGTCGCCGGCGGCTTCGACTATCTTGTGAAGGCGCGGCTGGCAGACATGGCTGCGTATCGACGTTTCCTCGGCGAGACCTTGTTGTCGATGCCCGGCGTGCGCGAAACGCGAACCTATGCGGTGATGGAGGAGATCAAGCGCGACGCACCATTGCCGGTGGACTAA
- a CDS encoding cold-shock protein, with product MAKGTVKWFNPTKGYGFIQPASGGKDVFVHISAVQKAGLSSLNEGQTVEYEEIANRGKSSAENLKV from the coding sequence ATGGCTAAAGGTACGGTCAAGTGGTTCAACCCGACGAAGGGTTATGGATTTATCCAGCCTGCGTCGGGCGGCAAGGATGTGTTCGTGCATATCTCGGCAGTGCAGAAAGCCGGTCTGTCGTCCCTGAACGAAGGACAGACGGTGGAATATGAAGAGATCGCAAACCGAGGCAAAAGCTCCGCAGAGAACCTCAAAGTATAA
- the putA gene encoding bifunctional proline dehydrogenase/L-glutamate gamma-semialdehyde dehydrogenase PutA, producing MPNIPPPFSAAYAPDDADIAARLLPSVHLGPPQEARIDRTATRLIEAIRKRDDRLGGVEDMLREFALSTKEGLALMVLAEALLRVPDARTADQFIEDKLGEGDFIHHETKSTAFLVNASAWALGLSARVIQPGETPDGTIGRLVKRLGAPAVRTATRQAMRLMGNHFVLGETIAQALERARPRSGERQRYSFDMLGEGARTATDARRYFDAYASAILTIGKAAGSHPLPDRPGISVKLSALHPRFEAISRDGVMAELVPQLLDLAQRAKVHDLNFTVDAEEADRLELSLDVIAATLADPSLAGWDGFGLAIQAYQKRAGDVIDYVDALARAHDRKLMVRLVKGAYWDTEIKRAQERGLDGYPVFTRKAMTDLNYVACAQKLLSLRPRIFPQFATHNALSVATVLELAGANGGFEFQRLHGMGEALYEQLAKDHPEIAYRTYAPVGSHRDLLAYLVRRLLENGANSSFVAQASDYRVPVTALLQRPADAIVRPQHAAHPKIPLPGDLFAPERRNSRGVEFGARAALDGLLTEVKAETIDLKPIADATPDQANAAVAAARAGFAAWSRTPAATRAAALEQAAHLLENRAPHFIALLQREGGKTLDDALSELREATDFCRYYAVQGRKLFGNDVAMPGPTGESNALAMRGRGVFVAISPWNFPLAIFLGQVTAALMAGNSVVAKPAEQTPRIAVEAVRLLHEAGIPASALHLVTGDGRIGAALAAHPDIGGIVFTGSTEVARSINRALAAKDGPIVPLIAETGGINTMIADATALPEQVADDVVTSAFRSAGQRCSALRLLFVQEDVADRMIEMIAGAARELKIGDPSDVATHIGPVIDVEAKQRLDAHIARMRREARLHFAGTAPEGCFVAPHIFELGDAGQLTEEVFGPILHVVRYRAENLERVLQAIERTGYGLTLGIHSRIDDTIEAIVDRVQIGNIYVNRNMIGAVVGVQPFGGNGLSGTGPKAGGPHYLTRFATEQTVTINTAAAGGNAALLAGDE from the coding sequence ATGCCGAACATTCCGCCTCCCTTCTCCGCCGCCTACGCGCCCGATGACGCCGATATCGCCGCGCGCCTTTTGCCATCTGTGCATCTCGGCCCGCCGCAGGAGGCGCGGATCGATCGCACCGCGACGCGGCTGATCGAAGCCATCCGCAAGCGCGACGACCGGCTTGGTGGAGTCGAGGATATGCTGCGGGAATTTGCGCTCTCGACCAAGGAAGGGCTGGCCTTGATGGTGCTGGCCGAGGCCCTGTTGCGCGTGCCGGACGCGCGCACCGCCGACCAGTTCATCGAGGACAAGCTCGGCGAGGGCGACTTCATCCACCACGAGACCAAGTCCACCGCCTTCCTGGTCAACGCCTCGGCCTGGGCATTGGGCCTCTCGGCGCGGGTGATCCAGCCCGGCGAGACGCCCGATGGCACCATCGGCCGGCTGGTGAAGCGGCTGGGCGCACCCGCCGTGCGCACCGCCACGCGCCAGGCGATGCGGCTGATGGGAAATCATTTCGTGCTGGGGGAGACCATCGCGCAGGCCTTGGAGCGGGCCCGGCCGCGCTCCGGCGAGAGGCAGCGCTATTCCTTCGACATGCTCGGCGAAGGCGCCCGCACCGCCACCGACGCAAGGCGATATTTCGACGCCTATGCCAGCGCGATTCTGACTATCGGCAAGGCGGCGGGCAGCCATCCCCTGCCCGATCGGCCCGGCATCTCCGTCAAGCTGTCGGCGCTGCATCCGCGCTTCGAGGCAATCAGCCGCGACGGTGTGATGGCCGAGCTGGTGCCGCAACTGCTGGACCTGGCGCAGCGCGCCAAGGTCCATGATCTCAACTTCACCGTCGACGCCGAGGAAGCCGACCGGCTGGAATTGTCCCTCGACGTGATTGCGGCAACGCTCGCCGATCCCTCGCTTGCCGGTTGGGACGGATTTGGCCTCGCGATCCAGGCCTATCAGAAGCGCGCCGGCGACGTGATCGACTATGTCGATGCGCTCGCCCGGGCGCACGACCGCAAGCTGATGGTGCGGCTGGTCAAGGGCGCCTATTGGGACACCGAGATCAAGCGCGCGCAGGAGCGCGGGCTCGACGGCTATCCCGTGTTCACCCGCAAGGCGATGACGGATCTGAACTACGTCGCCTGCGCTCAAAAGCTGTTGAGTCTGCGGCCACGCATCTTCCCGCAATTCGCCACCCATAACGCGCTGAGCGTCGCGACCGTGCTGGAGCTTGCCGGTGCGAACGGCGGCTTCGAATTCCAGCGCCTGCACGGCATGGGCGAGGCGCTCTACGAGCAGCTCGCCAAGGATCACCCGGAGATCGCCTACCGCACCTACGCCCCGGTCGGCAGCCATCGCGACCTGCTCGCCTATCTGGTGCGGCGACTGTTGGAGAACGGTGCCAACTCCTCCTTCGTGGCGCAAGCGTCCGATTATCGCGTGCCGGTTACGGCGCTGTTGCAGCGCCCGGCGGATGCCATCGTCCGGCCGCAGCACGCGGCCCATCCCAAGATTCCGTTGCCGGGCGACCTGTTCGCGCCGGAGCGGCGCAATTCGCGCGGCGTCGAATTCGGCGCGCGCGCCGCGCTCGACGGGTTGCTGACGGAGGTCAAAGCCGAGACGATCGACCTCAAGCCGATCGCGGACGCAACGCCGGATCAGGCCAATGCGGCAGTGGCTGCCGCGCGCGCCGGCTTTGCCGCCTGGAGCCGGACACCCGCAGCCACGCGCGCGGCGGCGCTGGAGCAGGCCGCGCATCTTCTGGAGAACCGCGCGCCCCATTTCATAGCGCTGCTGCAACGCGAGGGCGGCAAGACGCTCGACGATGCGCTGTCGGAGCTGCGCGAGGCCACCGACTTCTGCCGCTATTATGCCGTGCAGGGTCGCAAGCTGTTCGGCAACGATGTGGCGATGCCGGGCCCGACCGGCGAGAGCAATGCGCTGGCCATGCGCGGCCGCGGCGTCTTCGTGGCGATCTCGCCATGGAATTTTCCGCTGGCGATCTTCCTCGGCCAGGTCACGGCGGCGCTGATGGCCGGCAACAGCGTGGTGGCCAAGCCCGCAGAGCAGACCCCGCGCATCGCGGTCGAGGCGGTGCGGCTGCTGCACGAGGCCGGCATCCCCGCAAGCGCGTTGCACCTCGTCACTGGCGACGGCCGCATCGGCGCCGCACTGGCCGCGCACCCCGATATCGGTGGAATCGTCTTCACCGGATCGACCGAGGTCGCGCGCAGCATCAACCGGGCGCTGGCAGCCAAGGACGGGCCGATCGTGCCGCTGATCGCGGAGACCGGCGGCATCAACACCATGATCGCGGATGCGACCGCGTTGCCAGAGCAGGTCGCGGACGACGTCGTCACCTCGGCGTTTCGTTCCGCCGGCCAGCGCTGCTCGGCGCTGCGGCTGCTGTTCGTGCAGGAGGACGTAGCCGACCGCATGATCGAGATGATCGCGGGCGCGGCGCGCGAGTTGAAGATCGGCGATCCAAGCGACGTCGCGACCCATATCGGGCCGGTGATCGATGTCGAGGCCAAGCAGCGCCTCGATGCGCATATCGCACGGATGAGGAGAGAGGCACGGCTGCACTTTGCCGGCACCGCGCCGGAGGGCTGCTTCGTGGCGCCGCACATCTTCGAGCTTGGGGATGCCGGCCAGCTCACCGAGGAGGTGTTCGGCCCGATCCTCCACGTCGTGCGCTATCGTGCGGAAAATCTCGAACGCGTCCTGCAAGCGATCGAGCGCACCGGCTACGGGCTGACGCTCGGCATCCACTCCCGCATTGACGATACGATCGAGGCGATCGTCGACCGCGTCCAGATCGGCAACATCTACGTCAACCGCAACATGATCGGTGCCGTGGTTGGCGTGCAGCCGTTCGGCGGCAACGGCCTGTCCGGAACCGGCCCGAAAGCCGGCGGCCCGCACTACCTCACGCGCTTTGCGACCGAGCAGACCGTGACGATCAACACCGCAGCAGCCGGCGGCAATGCTGCCCTGCTCGCAGGGGATGAGTGA
- a CDS encoding glutathione S-transferase family protein: MPSYRLHYFPESGNSYKLALMLTLCGERFEPVWTDFVGGVTRTPEWRKSVNEMGEIPVLEIDGVKMTQTAPLLLKLAEQFGRFGAETEEEKFELLRWLFWDNHKLTGYMATYRFMRAFTQNNDPQVLKHFRRRLEDFLGILDGHLQHNQFAIGTRPTVADISMMAYLHYPSDEHGFDFAESYPAIHAWLGRMAALPGWRRAYELLPGKRMTNYAK; the protein is encoded by the coding sequence ATGCCCAGCTACCGCCTGCACTACTTCCCCGAATCCGGCAACAGCTACAAGCTGGCGCTGATGCTGACACTTTGCGGCGAGAGATTCGAGCCGGTCTGGACCGACTTTGTCGGCGGCGTCACGCGCACGCCGGAATGGCGCAAGAGCGTGAACGAGATGGGCGAGATTCCCGTGCTCGAAATCGACGGTGTGAAGATGACGCAGACCGCGCCGCTCCTGCTCAAGCTTGCCGAGCAGTTCGGGCGTTTCGGTGCCGAGACCGAGGAGGAAAAGTTCGAGCTGCTGCGCTGGCTGTTCTGGGACAACCACAAGCTCACCGGCTACATGGCGACCTACCGCTTCATGCGCGCCTTCACACAAAACAACGATCCGCAGGTGCTGAAACATTTTCGCCGGCGCCTCGAGGATTTTCTCGGCATTCTCGACGGTCATCTCCAGCACAATCAATTCGCGATCGGAACCAGGCCGACCGTCGCCGATATCTCGATGATGGCCTATCTGCACTATCCGAGCGACGAGCACGGCTTTGATTTCGCGGAAAGCTATCCCGCCATTCACGCCTGGCTTGGCCGCATGGCCGCGCTGCCCGGCTGGAGGCGGGCCTACGAGCTGCTGCCCGGCAAGCGGATGACGAATTACGCGAAGTGA
- a CDS encoding CaiB/BaiF CoA transferase family protein, which yields MEKGIFAGLKVLDCASFIAAPAAATVLSDFGADVVKIEPPGAGDPYRNLPNIPGYPTSEHNFAWLLEARNKKSIALDLAKPEAQAVLYKLVEEADVFITNMPPPVRTKLGITYDHLAHLNDRLIYASFTGYGEKGEEANKPGFDSNAYWARSGLMDLVRADTDTTPARSVAGMGDHPCAMAFYGAIVTALYQREKTGKGSHVASNLMANGVWAASVLAQAKLCGAKFAERRPRERALNAVANHYQCKDGRWLILSLLSEEKQFPTLARCLGREDLITDPRFATKPDRHARSVELIKIFDETFATKDLAEWRKILDGNGLVFGIVGILDDIPNDKQMLDNEVLVPFENDAMLTISSPIWIDGAKKVQPRKPPDVGEHSDEILRGAGYDEAAIKQLRSQGAVG from the coding sequence ATGGAAAAGGGCATTTTTGCAGGGCTCAAGGTGCTGGATTGCGCGAGTTTCATCGCAGCACCAGCAGCCGCGACCGTGCTGTCGGATTTCGGCGCGGATGTCGTCAAGATCGAGCCGCCAGGTGCCGGCGATCCCTACCGCAATCTGCCCAACATTCCGGGCTATCCGACCAGCGAGCACAATTTCGCCTGGCTGCTGGAGGCCCGCAACAAGAAGAGCATCGCGCTCGACCTCGCAAAGCCGGAAGCGCAGGCCGTGCTCTACAAGCTGGTCGAAGAGGCCGACGTCTTCATCACCAACATGCCGCCGCCGGTGCGCACCAAGCTCGGCATCACCTATGACCATCTCGCCCATCTCAATGATCGCCTGATCTACGCCTCCTTCACCGGTTATGGCGAGAAAGGCGAAGAGGCCAACAAGCCCGGCTTCGACAGCAACGCCTATTGGGCGCGCTCCGGCCTGATGGATCTCGTGCGCGCCGACACCGACACGACGCCGGCCCGCTCGGTCGCCGGCATGGGCGACCATCCCTGCGCCATGGCGTTCTACGGCGCCATCGTCACCGCGCTCTATCAGCGCGAGAAGACCGGCAAGGGCTCGCATGTCGCCTCCAATCTGATGGCGAACGGCGTGTGGGCTGCGAGCGTGCTGGCGCAGGCAAAGCTCTGCGGCGCCAAGTTCGCCGAGCGGCGGCCGCGCGAACGCGCGTTGAACGCGGTCGCCAACCACTACCAGTGCAAGGACGGCCGCTGGCTGATCCTGTCACTGCTGAGCGAAGAGAAACAGTTTCCAACGCTGGCCAGGTGTCTCGGCCGCGAAGATCTCATCACCGACCCGCGCTTTGCCACCAAACCCGACCGCCACGCGCGCTCCGTCGAGCTGATCAAGATCTTTGACGAGACCTTTGCGACCAAGGATCTCGCCGAATGGCGCAAGATCCTCGACGGCAACGGACTGGTGTTTGGCATTGTCGGCATTTTGGACGACATCCCGAACGACAAGCAGATGCTCGATAACGAGGTGCTAGTGCCGTTCGAGAACGACGCCATGCTCACCATCTCCAGCCCGATCTGGATCGACGGCGCCAAGAAAGTGCAGCCGCGCAAGCCGCCCGACGTCGGCGAGCACAGTGACGAAATTTTGCGCGGCGCGGGATACGATGAGGCCGCGATCAAGCAGCTGCGGTCGCAGGGGGCTGTGGGGTAA
- a CDS encoding molybdopterin-dependent oxidoreductase — MFDRRDLLKGAGLAAVATALNSTKALALDTVALPFANGERPLVKYPQKRPMIGLTSRPPQLETPFAVFNDGPITPNNAFFVRYHLSDLPYNLDPDKFTLEVKGKVDKPLKLSLKDIRKMKATEIVAVNQCSGNSRGFLDPRVAGGQLANGAMGNARWRGVPLKAVLAMAGVQSGAKQVTFNGMDGPVSDKTPDFVKALDIDHANDGEVMLAYGMNGEDLPFLNGFPLRLIVPGYFGTYWVKHLNEITVVDNVYDGFWMKSAYRIPDTPNNAVEPGTAPKATIPINRFTIRSFITSVPDGAKLKAGGTTLRGIAFDGGKGIKEVAVSTDGGKTWTNARLGKDLGKYSFREWTLPVKLAAGSYELKVRATGNGGETQPDTPRWNPAGYLRNVVETVRVTVA, encoded by the coding sequence ATGTTCGATCGACGCGACCTGCTCAAAGGAGCGGGCCTTGCCGCTGTTGCGACTGCACTGAACTCGACCAAAGCGCTGGCACTCGACACCGTCGCCCTGCCCTTTGCCAATGGCGAACGGCCTTTGGTGAAATATCCGCAGAAGCGGCCGATGATCGGCCTGACCAGCCGCCCGCCGCAGCTCGAGACGCCCTTCGCGGTGTTCAACGACGGCCCGATCACGCCGAATAACGCGTTCTTCGTGCGCTATCACCTTTCCGACCTGCCCTACAATCTCGACCCCGACAAGTTCACCCTCGAGGTCAAGGGCAAGGTCGACAAGCCGCTCAAGCTGTCGCTGAAGGACATCCGGAAGATGAAGGCGACCGAGATCGTCGCCGTCAACCAGTGCTCCGGCAACAGCCGCGGCTTCCTGGATCCGCGCGTGGCCGGCGGCCAGCTCGCCAACGGCGCGATGGGCAATGCGCGCTGGCGCGGCGTGCCGCTGAAGGCCGTGCTGGCGATGGCGGGCGTGCAGAGCGGCGCCAAGCAGGTCACCTTCAACGGCATGGACGGTCCGGTCAGCGACAAAACGCCCGATTTCGTCAAGGCGCTCGATATCGATCACGCCAACGACGGCGAGGTGATGCTGGCCTATGGCATGAACGGCGAAGACCTGCCGTTCCTCAACGGCTTTCCGCTGCGCCTGATCGTGCCCGGCTATTTCGGCACGTATTGGGTCAAGCACCTCAACGAGATCACCGTCGTCGACAATGTCTATGACGGGTTCTGGATGAAGTCGGCCTATCGCATTCCGGACACGCCGAACAATGCGGTCGAGCCGGGCACCGCGCCGAAGGCGACGATCCCGATCAACCGCTTCACCATCCGTTCCTTCATCACCAGCGTCCCCGACGGAGCCAAGCTGAAAGCAGGCGGCACGACGCTGCGCGGCATCGCCTTCGACGGCGGCAAGGGTATCAAGGAGGTCGCGGTCTCCACCGACGGCGGCAAGACCTGGACCAACGCCAGGCTCGGCAAGGATCTTGGCAAATACTCATTCCGTGAATGGACGCTGCCGGTGAAGCTCGCGGCGGGCTCCTACGAGCTCAAGGTGCGCGCCACCGGCAATGGCGGCGAAACCCAGCCGGATACGCCGCGCTGGAATCCGGCGGGTTACTTGCGCAACGTCGTCGAAACCGTCCGCGTCACCGTGGCTTGA
- a CDS encoding sulfite:cytochrome C oxidoreductase subunit B produces the protein MQRTVFLAITLALAAVVGSALAAPVNYKTPDEVAAFKPGPNLEVVQGNCSACHSADYINTQPPMKDKKGFWQAEVTKMIKVYGAPIDDADVSKIVDYLAATY, from the coding sequence ATGCAGCGCACCGTTTTCCTCGCCATCACGCTCGCCCTCGCCGCCGTGGTGGGTTCGGCACTTGCAGCACCGGTCAATTACAAGACCCCCGATGAGGTCGCGGCGTTCAAGCCCGGGCCCAATCTCGAAGTCGTGCAGGGCAATTGCAGCGCCTGCCACTCCGCCGACTACATCAACACGCAGCCGCCGATGAAGGACAAGAAAGGTTTCTGGCAGGCCGAGGTGACCAAGATGATCAAGGTCTATGGCGCCCCCATCGACGATGCCGATGTCAGCAAGATCGTCGATTATCTGGCCGCGACTTATTGA
- a CDS encoding TPM domain-containing protein — MSIRRITRHLLQHHWRAKQVFPKGVLDRIEQAIKRGEASHSGQLRFVVEGALDGGPLFRNQPARERALDVFSQLRIWDTAHNNGVLIYLLLADRDVEIIADRGIDAKVGGERWESICRAMEVEFRSGQFERGVIGGIEAVSRELTKHFPSSGPHPNELPDAPVLM, encoded by the coding sequence ATGAGCATCAGGCGCATCACCCGGCATCTGCTCCAGCACCATTGGCGTGCCAAGCAGGTGTTCCCGAAGGGCGTGCTCGACCGCATCGAGCAGGCGATCAAGCGCGGCGAAGCCAGCCATTCCGGCCAGCTCCGCTTCGTGGTGGAAGGCGCGCTCGACGGCGGCCCGCTGTTTCGCAACCAGCCGGCGCGCGAGCGCGCGCTCGACGTGTTCTCGCAACTGCGCATCTGGGACACCGCGCACAACAATGGTGTCCTGATCTATCTCCTGCTCGCCGACCGCGATGTCGAGATCATCGCCGACCGCGGTATCGATGCGAAGGTTGGTGGCGAGCGTTGGGAGAGCATCTGCCGCGCCATGGAAGTCGAGTTCAGGTCGGGGCAGTTCGAGCGCGGCGTGATCGGCGGCATCGAGGCGGTGTCCCGGGAGCTGACAAAGCACTTTCCGTCAAGCGGCCCGCACCCCAACGAGCTGCCGGATGCACCGGTGCTGATGTGA
- a CDS encoding YgcG family protein translates to MTTMLWRAVLGFSAFVLVFALLFTFALPASADVAVPQLTGRVVDQTGTLSSGDIAALSQKLQDFEMRKGSQIAVLIVPTTDPETIEQFAIRVAEAWKIGRKKVDDGAILVVAKNDRHLRIEVGYGLEGALTDVTSRRIIDEAITPKFRSGDFAGGITAGVDRMIRVIDGEPLPTPSRSVNFGDWNDVEPLFYFLLFGPLVIGGILRSMFGRLFGSGITGAIVGVLAWFVIGSAVIGLGVGVLGAVLTFIADLFGAGSGTGSSRRGSWSSGSSSGGWSSGSSSSGGFSGGGGSFGGGGASGSW, encoded by the coding sequence ATGACAACGATGTTGTGGCGTGCCGTTTTGGGCTTCTCAGCATTCGTCCTCGTCTTCGCGCTCCTGTTCACCTTTGCGCTCCCCGCCTCAGCCGATGTCGCCGTGCCGCAACTGACCGGCCGCGTGGTCGATCAGACCGGCACGCTCTCCAGCGGCGACATCGCCGCGCTGTCGCAAAAGCTGCAGGACTTCGAGATGCGCAAGGGCAGCCAGATCGCCGTCCTGATCGTGCCGACGACGGACCCGGAGACCATCGAGCAATTCGCGATCCGCGTCGCGGAGGCCTGGAAGATCGGACGCAAGAAGGTCGACGACGGCGCCATCCTCGTTGTGGCCAAGAACGACCGGCATTTGCGCATCGAGGTCGGTTACGGCCTCGAGGGCGCGCTCACCGACGTCACGTCGCGGCGCATCATCGATGAAGCCATCACGCCGAAATTCAGGAGCGGCGATTTCGCCGGCGGCATCACGGCGGGCGTCGACCGCATGATCCGCGTCATCGACGGCGAGCCGCTGCCGACGCCCTCGCGCAGCGTGAATTTCGGCGATTGGAACGACGTCGAGCCGCTTTTCTACTTCCTGCTGTTCGGCCCGCTGGTCATCGGAGGCATCCTGCGCTCCATGTTCGGGCGGCTGTTCGGTTCGGGAATAACGGGAGCGATCGTTGGTGTCCTCGCCTGGTTCGTGATCGGCTCAGCGGTCATCGGACTGGGCGTCGGTGTGCTCGGCGCTGTCCTGACGTTTATCGCCGATCTGTTTGGGGCGGGATCGGGCACGGGGTCCTCGCGTCGTGGCTCGTGGTCGAGCGGCTCGTCATCCGGCGGCTGGAGCAGCGGGTCGTCGTCGAGCGGCGGCTTCAGCGGTGGTGGCGGCAGTTTTGGCGGCGGCGGCGCCTCGGGGAGCTGGTAG
- a CDS encoding enoyl-CoA hydratase → MSSFETILVERPEPAIARVVMNRPDARNAQNLQMTYDLNAAFDEAVQDDAVKVIILAGNGPHFSSGHDLRPGSKNEAGVDFPPIGNWGGFAESNAHGRFAREQEIYLQITRRWRNLAKPTIAEVHGKCIAGGLMLAWACDLIVASDDAQFCDPVVTMGVCGVEWFVHPWELGPRKAKEFLFTADAWSAQEAHQLGMVNRVVPRAELSSAVLALARKIASKPSFALKLTKEAVNRSVDVMGQPAAIDQAFALHQLCHAHNLQEFGMIVDPSGLHPSVRKPPAAAE, encoded by the coding sequence ATGAGCTCGTTCGAGACCATCCTCGTGGAGAGGCCGGAGCCGGCGATTGCCCGGGTCGTGATGAACCGGCCCGACGCGCGCAACGCGCAGAACCTGCAAATGACCTACGATCTCAACGCCGCCTTCGACGAGGCGGTGCAGGACGACGCGGTCAAGGTGATCATTCTCGCCGGTAATGGTCCGCACTTCTCCTCAGGCCATGACCTGCGACCCGGCAGCAAGAATGAAGCGGGCGTGGATTTTCCGCCAATCGGAAATTGGGGCGGCTTCGCTGAATCAAATGCTCATGGCCGCTTCGCGCGCGAGCAGGAAATCTATCTCCAGATCACGCGGCGCTGGCGCAACCTCGCCAAGCCGACCATTGCAGAGGTGCACGGCAAATGCATCGCGGGCGGCCTGATGCTGGCCTGGGCCTGCGATCTCATCGTCGCCAGCGACGACGCGCAGTTCTGCGATCCCGTGGTCACCATGGGTGTCTGCGGCGTCGAATGGTTCGTGCATCCCTGGGAGCTCGGCCCGCGCAAGGCCAAGGAATTTCTGTTCACGGCCGACGCATGGAGCGCGCAGGAGGCGCATCAACTCGGGATGGTCAACCGGGTCGTGCCGCGCGCAGAGCTGTCATCCGCCGTGCTGGCGCTGGCGCGCAAAATCGCGTCAAAACCGTCCTTTGCGCTGAAGCTGACCAAGGAAGCCGTGAATCGTTCGGTTGACGTGATGGGCCAACCGGCTGCAATCGACCAGGCCTTTGCGCTGCATCAGCTCTGTCACGCGCATAATCTTCAGGAATTCGGCATGATCGTCGATCCATCGGGCCTACACCCCTCCGTCCGCAAGCCGCCGGCCGCCGCGGAGTAG